The following is a genomic window from Desulfobotulus pelophilus.
GGCCATCAAAAACATTGATGAAGGATTTCCCATTACCATGGTCATTCCTTCAGAAGGTGCCGGCAATGAGCTGGAAGCCACAGGGCTCATGAAATCCTCCCGCAACAAGAAGGATGCAAAGCGTTTCATTGACTGGGCACTTTCTGCCAATGCGGTAAATGAATACTATAAGTGGAAAGAAATCGTTACCGTAAGTGGTGGCACCATGCCAAAGAACTTTGTGGCAGCCGGTCTTCCCGAAGACATCGGTTCCGTGATGGTGGACATGGATTTTGACTGGTCTGCGACAAACAGGGACCGGATTCTCAATACCTGGCAGCAGCGGCTGGAACGCTAGAAAAATCAGAGCTGTACGGGCTTTTTGCCTGTGCAGCTTCTTTGTTTTGCGATGGAAGGGATAAGCATGTCTTTGGAAATACGGAAAATAAGCAAGTTCTTCGGGGGGATGAAGGCGCTGGATGGCGTATCCTTACGCGTTGAAACAGGAGAAATGATCTGTTTTCTTGGCCCTTCTGGCTGCGGCAAAACAACCCTGTTGAGAATAATAGCAGGCCTTGAATCTGCCGATGGGGGCAGCATATATCTGGATGGCAGGGATTTATCATCGTTCCCTGCAAGGAAGCGCAATTTTGGTGTGGTATTTCAGTCCTACTCCCTTTTTCCCAATTTAAGCGTTGCCGCCAATGTGGCTTACGGTCTTGAGTGTCGCAGGTGGCCGGGGGCGAAAATCAGAACAAGGGTGGAGGAAATGCTTGCCCTTGTGCACCTTGGGGACCATGCCCGTAAACTTCCCCACCAGCTTTCGGGCGGTCAGCAGCAGCGGGTGGCTCTGGCAAGGGCGCTTGCGCCGGAACCTTCCCTTCTGCTTCTGGATGAACCCCTTTCCGCACTGGATGCACAGGTAAGGGAAGAGCTGCAGGAAGAAATACGGCGGGTGCAGCAGCATCTGAAAATCACCAGCATCATGGTAACCCATGATCAGGAGGAAGCCCTTTCCATGGCCGACAGGGTAATGGTGATGAAAGACGGCAGGGTGATGCAGACGGGAACTCCCATGGACATTTACAGAAAACCGGAAAACTCCTTTGTGGCGCAGTTTATCGGCAAAATGAATGTTCTTCCTGCCCAGAAGGAAATACCCGTTCAAAGCCATGTGGCTGCAGAGGGCAGCAGGCCAAGGGTCATTGGGATTCGTCCCGAAGATGTGCAGATTGCCTGCTGCAGCAGGGAAGAAGGCACTTTCAACGGTGTTGTGGATCAGGTGGTAAGGCTGGGTAACCTTACCCGCGTGAGCCTGCGGGTGGGAAATATTATGGGTGGGGAGAATGATTTTACGATTGTATCGGAATTGCAGGGCATGGGGGATGGACTGGAAGTGGGTGCCAGCCTGCCGCTCTGCGTTCAGCCGGAAAATGTGAGGGTACTGGAATGGCATTGATTCGACAGGAAGAAGAACCTTCCCCAAGACTGTTTCCCCGCAGGATGTTGATGATGATTACCCCTGCTGTTTTTGTACAGAAAATGAAACAGATGGATGGAGAAGCTCTGCTCAAGGGACTGATGCCTCTGCTGGTGGCGCTGCCCCTTGTTCTTTTTGTACTTTACCCCATGGTGCATATCCTTGGCCGCAGTTTTCAGACTCCCGAGGGCACGGGTTTTGGCAACTATATTTCCGTTATGGGAACATCACGTTTTTTGGGTCTTGTGTACAACAGTTTTGCCGTTACCCTGATGACAACGGGAATTACCCTCATTCTGGCCTATATCTATGCCTATGCCATACAGAGAACCCGTATTCCCTTTAAAAATTTTTTCCGACTTCTTGCCCTGATTCCGGTGTTTGCTCCCTCTCTGGTTCAGGCCCAGGGGCTGGTTCTTCTGCTGGGCCGCAATGGCCTGATCAACCGCACCTTTGGCACGGATTTTTCCATTTACGGATACTGGGGAATTGTCATTGCCAGTGTTCTCTATGTGTTTCCCTATGCCTTTCTCATTTTTTCCGCCTCCCTTGCCATGGCGGATAACCGCCTTTACGAATCCTCCCGCATTCTGGGGGCAGGCAGTGTCAGAACCTTTCTGAAAGTAACCCTGCCTTCCACCCGCTTTGCCGTCATGGCATCGGGATTTGTGGTGTTCACTCTGGTAATGACGGATTTCGGCAATCCCATGGTTATTGGCGGAGATTACAGTGTACTGGCAACGGAAGTATATAATCAGGTGATAGGACAGGCAAACTTTGAGCTGGGCGCGGTCATCGGCATGATTCTGCTGCTGCCCGTGGCACTGGCTGTTGGACTGGAAAAGTGGCTGACACGAGGTGGAAATATGGAGATCTCCGACCGTGCCCAGCCCTTACAGATTCAGCCCCATCTTCCAAGGGATCTTGCCTTTGGCAGCTTTGTTCTTCCCATGGCATCTGTCATTCTCGCAGTGGTGGGTGTGGTGATTTTTGCAAGCTTTACCCATCTGTGGCCCTATCGCATGGAGTTTTCCCTGCGTCACTACAATTTTGATGTGCAAAATGGCATGGCTCCCCTGTGGAACAGTATTTATATCGGGCTGATGGCAGCCGGTACCGGTGTGATTGTTGCGGGTCTGGGTGCATGGGTTACGGAACGCTGCCGCACATTCATGGACGGACCTTTGTATTTTCTCTGCATTGCACCCGCAGCCATTCCCGGCATGGTGCTGGGCCTTGGCTATGTGCTGGCCTTTAACCATCCTTCCAGTCCCGTTTCCATGCTCTATGGTTCTCTTCTGCTTTTAGCCATTTGTAATGTTTATCATTACCATGCCCAGGGTTTTCTCATCGCTTCCACCAGCATGAAACAGATAGCAGGAACCTATGATGAGGCTTCCGCCGTTCTGGGCGGGTCTTTCATAAGGACCCTGCGCAGAATCACCCTGCCCCTGATGTGGCCCACCCTTGTGGGGGTGGCGGTGTTTTTCTTCATGCGAAGCATGGTGACCCTCAGTGCGGTGATTTTTCTCCTAACGTCTTCCACGCAGGTGGCGGCCGTTTCTGTTCTGATGCTGGAAGATCGGGGTGCTGTGAATCAGGCGGCCGCATTTTCCGTATGCATCATGGCTGTAGTGGTGGGTGTGCTGCTGGTGGCAAGGCTTCTGCTCAATGCCTTCGGATACAGACATGTCTCTTTGATTCGGTAGGGCCGTATGGCATTTTGACATGAAACTGACCGCAGGCAGACAGAGGTATAGGCATCCGGTTGAGAAAAGCCGGGGTTGTGGATTCAGAATAAGACGACAGAAAACGATGCAGGCGAACCCTCTGCAGGGCGGTACCGCAATCTGCTTGTGGCCTGCCGGGGGGACGGATAAGCAGCTCGTTGGTTTTTTTCAGGTGAAAAAAGAGTCCTCGTGCAGACACAGAAGAATGCATATTCCGGGCAGACCTGTCACGGCAAGAAAGACAAGACTTCTTACGCGGCTGGATGAAGGCCGGTTCCGGTTGAGCACCAGATACAGGAGCATGGCAAGAACGATGCCTGCAAGGGAGCCGACACCGCCCGTATGCAACTGTAGTGTGGCCTGATTCTGCCATGGGCTTTCAAGGCTCAGGACGAGGGGGAAAAGAAAGTCCTTTATGTGCCGGACACTATTGTTTTCATGGGAAAAGGGTAGCGTGAAGGAGTGAATGGGCTGATAAGCCCTGTCCATGGCTGTGGCATGAACCTTTTTTCCCTCCGTGAGGATAAGGGTGCGGTAAAGGGGATTGACGAGAAGTTTTATGTTCATACGATCCGGGTCGTAGCCGGCGGAGGGCAGCGGAATCAGTTCATAGTTATGCCAGGTTATGAGAAAAATTCCGCCTTCTTTTGTAATCAGAAGGCCGTAGAACTCCCGCCTTTGGTTTTCGGAGATAATGATATCCAGAATGTCCATATCGGGTGGAATGGCGGTTTTGCGGATGTGCGGTTGATCCAACACCCTGCGGATGTGAAATACCTGTTCTTTGCTGTCTTGCACAAAGTAGCCCTCATCAAAGGGCTTAAGATTGGTGGGGTTACCACTGATCAGGGTGGCGGGAAAGACAAAACCCTCTGCCTTCAGGTTTTCCGTAAAACGATGGGAGAGAGTCTCGTCTTTGCGGTTTGTGTCTGCATGGATGAACTCCATGCCATTTTTTGTAAAGCGGAATACATCTTCGGGAAAGGGAAGCATGGTTACCGCAGGATTGTTGTTGAAGAGAGGATAGATGGGTATCTGCGGGTATCTGCCTCTTATATCTCTGGCCTTAATCTCAAAGGACTGACGGTGTGTCCGTACGGCTTCACTGTCAAAAACCGTTCCTGCAAGCTTCAGGGGTTCTTCATTTCTCAGTTCGTAATTTCGAAAATAGACAAAGGGAAGAAGATCTTCCCATTCCTGACGGCTGAATTCCCTGCCGCTTTCATCTGCGTACAGGAACTGATGACTGCCAAGGGACTTTTGATAGACAAAGTTCTTTTGCACCGGACTGAAAAAAACAAGAGGTTCTTCGTGTCTGGGAGTCCATACTTTATCAAACAAGGCAGGCAGTACGGAAAAGGTGGCGATCACAGCTATGATCAGGGTACTCCAGCGGGAGATGTGGTTCAAAGGCATCATGCACCTCCCTGACGGAATCGGCGGCAGGCATCAAAGATACCCGGAAGAGCCAGGACTGAAAGCATAAAAAGGAAGGGAAGAACCGGGGAAAGCCAGTTATAACCGCTGCCGGTGAAGTGGACTGCCGTAAGGCTTGCGAAAACAAAGGCATGAAAAATCCTGCGGGACGGGGAAGGTTCAAGGAGAAGGTGCACTCCACCGAGATAGGCAAGAAACCCGGCACATATCCAAGGAAGAAGGGTGGGAACGGATGCCCGGGCTACTTCTGCCGGGAAATAGTTGAAGAGGAGAATGCCTGTGAGTAGTATGTCCAGACCCGTAATGGCAGCGAGATGAAGGATGCCTGCAAGCAGGCTGAGAAAAAGCATGCGGTTTTGATTCATGGGAAGATGAAGAGAAATCCGCATTCTGCGGCCGGAAACTTCCGGCAGAAACTGGGCTGTGGCCAGCACAAGTCCTGTTATCAGAGGGAGATATCGCAGGGGTTCATAAAACAGGGTATGCAGGTGGATGGCCTGATACCAGACCATTTCCGCATGTTCCATGTGAATGATCTGCCGGATATCCAGGAATATTTTCATGCATACGCCAAGATTAACCAGAAGGGCAGCCGTAAAATACCAGCGGAGCTTGAGCCATTCCTTCATAAAAAGGGATTGCCACATGTCAGTATTTTCCCATCAGTCCGATGAACCCGTCTTCCAGGCTCATGGGGACCTGTTTCAGATCCAGAGGGCGGATGCCGAGACCGGCCAGATGCCCGGCCAGTTCTTCTCTGTCACCATAGGAGTAAAGGGTAGTTATGTTCCCCCTCTGTTCCATGCCGGTGATGAGGGTGTCTTCGCGGATATTCTGCCCGTTTTCAGCTGTGAAGGTGAATTTTTTGAAGGCAGTCATGAATTCCTTGAGCGATGTTTTCATGATGCGGCCCTTATCCAGAAAGAGCAGGGTGTCTACCAGCTGT
Proteins encoded in this region:
- a CDS encoding DUF4857 domain-containing protein, with amino-acid sequence MMPLNHISRWSTLIIAVIATFSVLPALFDKVWTPRHEEPLVFFSPVQKNFVYQKSLGSHQFLYADESGREFSRQEWEDLLPFVYFRNYELRNEEPLKLAGTVFDSEAVRTHRQSFEIKARDIRGRYPQIPIYPLFNNNPAVTMLPFPEDVFRFTKNGMEFIHADTNRKDETLSHRFTENLKAEGFVFPATLISGNPTNLKPFDEGYFVQDSKEQVFHIRRVLDQPHIRKTAIPPDMDILDIIISENQRREFYGLLITKEGGIFLITWHNYELIPLPSAGYDPDRMNIKLLVNPLYRTLILTEGKKVHATAMDRAYQPIHSFTLPFSHENNSVRHIKDFLFPLVLSLESPWQNQATLQLHTGGVGSLAGIVLAMLLYLVLNRNRPSSSRVRSLVFLAVTGLPGICILLCLHEDSFFT
- a CDS encoding ABC transporter ATP-binding protein, with translation MSLEIRKISKFFGGMKALDGVSLRVETGEMICFLGPSGCGKTTLLRIIAGLESADGGSIYLDGRDLSSFPARKRNFGVVFQSYSLFPNLSVAANVAYGLECRRWPGAKIRTRVEEMLALVHLGDHARKLPHQLSGGQQQRVALARALAPEPSLLLLDEPLSALDAQVREELQEEIRRVQQHLKITSIMVTHDQEEALSMADRVMVMKDGRVMQTGTPMDIYRKPENSFVAQFIGKMNVLPAQKEIPVQSHVAAEGSRPRVIGIRPEDVQIACCSREEGTFNGVVDQVVRLGNLTRVSLRVGNIMGGENDFTIVSELQGMGDGLEVGASLPLCVQPENVRVLEWH
- a CDS encoding ABC transporter permease subunit, whose amino-acid sequence is MALIRQEEEPSPRLFPRRMLMMITPAVFVQKMKQMDGEALLKGLMPLLVALPLVLFVLYPMVHILGRSFQTPEGTGFGNYISVMGTSRFLGLVYNSFAVTLMTTGITLILAYIYAYAIQRTRIPFKNFFRLLALIPVFAPSLVQAQGLVLLLGRNGLINRTFGTDFSIYGYWGIVIASVLYVFPYAFLIFSASLAMADNRLYESSRILGAGSVRTFLKVTLPSTRFAVMASGFVVFTLVMTDFGNPMVIGGDYSVLATEVYNQVIGQANFELGAVIGMILLLPVALAVGLEKWLTRGGNMEISDRAQPLQIQPHLPRDLAFGSFVLPMASVILAVVGVVIFASFTHLWPYRMEFSLRHYNFDVQNGMAPLWNSIYIGLMAAGTGVIVAGLGAWVTERCRTFMDGPLYFLCIAPAAIPGMVLGLGYVLAFNHPSSPVSMLYGSLLLLAICNVYHYHAQGFLIASTSMKQIAGTYDEASAVLGGSFIRTLRRITLPLMWPTLVGVAVFFFMRSMVTLSAVIFLLTSSTQVAAVSVLMLEDRGAVNQAAAFSVCIMAVVVGVLLVARLLLNAFGYRHVSLIR